The following proteins are encoded in a genomic region of Glycine max cultivar Williams 82 chromosome 18, Glycine_max_v4.0, whole genome shotgun sequence:
- the LOC100788257 gene encoding protein METHYLENE BLUE SENSITIVITY 1, protein MTGKAKPKKHTAKEIAAKVDAATTNRGGGKAGLKDRSGLEKGGHAKYECPHCKVTAPDVKSMQIHHDARHPKIPFEEDKVVNLHATHVPESSKPRPGVRGSLKK, encoded by the coding sequence ATGACCGGGAAGGCGAAGCCGAAGAAGCACACGGCGAAGGAAATCGCCGCGAAGGTGGACGCCGCCACCACTAACCGCGGCGGCGGGAAGGCCGGCCTGAAGGACCGATCCGGGTTGGAGAAGGGCGGGCACGCGAAATACGAGTGCCCTCACTGCAAAGTGACGGCGCCGGACGTGAAATCAATGCAAATTCACCACGACGCGCGTCACCCCAAGATTCCCTTTGAGGAGGACAAAGTCGTCAATCTTCACGCGACGCACGTTCCTGAATCCTCCAAGCCTCGCCCCGGTGTTCGCGGAAGCCTCAAGAAGTGA
- the LOC100787713 gene encoding tyrosine-protein phosphatase DSP5, which translates to MGMIVDFENDQNDAVLVPPPNFAMVEDCVFRSSFPTPSNFPFLQTLNLRSIIYLCPEPYPEGNLEFLRSQNIRLFQFGIEGKTDVSMPVLKDSIMDALKVLIDVRNHPILVHCKRGKHRTGCLVGCLRKLQNWCLSSVFEEYQRFAGAKSRTTDLTFIEMFDVLSLSQCLYSIIYQYHGSKKRRLLYKDENLQKPRLTSF; encoded by the exons ATGGGAATGATagtggattttgaaaatgacCAAAACGACGCCGTTCTGGTTCCGCCCCCTAACTTCGCCATGGTTGAAGACTGCGTTTTCCGATCCAGCTTCCCCACCCCTTCCAATTTCCCCTTTCTCCAAACCCTAAACCTTCGCTCCATCAT ATACCTGTGCCCCGAGCCTTATCCGGAAGGAAATCTCGAGTTCCTCCGCTCGCAGAATATTCGCCTCTTTCAATTTGGAATTGAGGGGAAAACG GACGTTTCTATGCCTGTTCTCAAGGATTCTATCATGGATGCACTGAAAGTTTTAATTG ATGTGAGAAATCACCCCATTTTGGTTCATTGCAAGCGAGGAAAG CATAGAACAGGTTGCCTAGTTGGTTGCTTGCGAAAATTACAGAACTGGTGTTTGTCCTCTGTGTTTGAGGAGTACCAACGATTTGCTGGTGCTAAATCCAGGACAACGGATTTAACATTCATAGAAATGTTTGATGTTCTAAGTCTGAGTCAGTGCCTTTACAGCATCATCTACCAGTACCATGGTTCAAAGAAGCGTCGGTTGTTGTATAAAGATGAAAACTTACAGAAGCCCCGACTGACATCATTTTAG
- the LOC100500317 gene encoding Photosystem I reaction center subunit XI, chloroplastic-like: MAAASPMASQLKSTFTKTLVAPKGLSASSPLHLLPSKRQFSFTVRAIQSEKPTYQVIQPINGDPFIGSLETPVTSSPLIAWYLSNLPAYRTAVSPLLRGIEVGLAHGYLLVGPFVKAGPLRNTEIAGQAGSLAAGGLVVILSLCLTIYGISSFNEGDPSTAPSLTLTGRKKEPDQLQTADGWAKFTGGFFFGGISGVIWAYFLLYVLDLPYYIK, encoded by the exons ATGGCAGCTGCTTCTCCTATGGCAAGCCAACTCAAGTCCACCTTCACTAAAACTCTTGTAGCTCCCAAGGGCCTCTCTGCCTCTTCACCACTCCACCTCCTGCCTTCTAAGAGGCAATTTAGCTTCACTGTTAGGGCCATCCAATCAGAAAAG CCAACCTATCAAGTGATTCAACCAATCAACGGTGATCCCTTCATTGGAAGCCTTGAAACCCCAGTTACATCCAGCCCCTTGATTGCATGGTACTTATCGAACCTCCCCGCATACAGGACCGCAGTGAGCCCACTACTAAGAGGGATCGAGGTGGGCCTGGCCCATGGCTACCTTCTGGTGGGCCCATTCGTGAAGGCCGGGCCTCTGAGGAACACCGAGATCGCCGGGCAAGCGGGCTCTCTCGCCGCTGGTGGGCTTGTGGTGATCCTCAGCCTTTGCCTCACAATCTATGGGATTTCATCTTTTAACGAAGGAGACCCATCCACTGCCCCGTCACTGACCTTGACGGGCCGCAAGAAGGAGCCCGATCAGCTCCAAACTGCTGATGGGTGGGCCAAGTTCACCGGAGGCTTCTTCTTCGGAGGCATTTCGGGTGTTATTTGGGCCTACTTCCTCCTCTACGTCTTGGACCTTCCATACTACATCAAGTGA